A genome region from Rhodopseudomonas boonkerdii includes the following:
- a CDS encoding IclR family transcriptional regulator, protein MIKRTTAARDGTNRTQVVDGSSRKILRALLAFSTERPRHSAESLSEQIGVPLSSTYRYIGILREAELIDEDGRGSFVLAPRVIGLAQAARAGTDLSSMARPHMKRLAQDVGETVILLRRSGDRAVCIERAESSSRIRLTFEVGTALPLHRGAGPKLLLAYQPQAEIEQLLEDAILRDPGFGQHRKALAHELTTIREEGWSESHAEITPHVYAVAAGVRDGNGVVAAISFVAPAFRTPKAGQINLREKLQRAAAAISKAYSAVNL, encoded by the coding sequence GTGATCAAGAGAACCACCGCAGCGCGCGACGGAACGAACCGGACGCAAGTAGTGGACGGCAGTTCGCGTAAAATCCTGCGTGCACTCCTCGCTTTCTCGACCGAGCGCCCGCGGCATTCGGCTGAAAGCCTGTCCGAGCAGATCGGCGTCCCGCTCTCCTCCACCTATCGCTATATTGGCATTCTCCGCGAAGCCGAACTCATCGACGAAGACGGACGCGGCTCGTTCGTTCTCGCGCCGCGCGTCATCGGCCTTGCACAAGCGGCACGCGCCGGCACGGATCTGAGCTCCATGGCACGCCCGCATATGAAGCGGCTTGCACAGGACGTCGGTGAAACCGTCATTCTCCTGCGCCGCTCGGGCGATCGCGCTGTCTGCATCGAACGCGCCGAGTCGTCGTCGCGCATACGTCTCACCTTCGAGGTCGGCACCGCCTTGCCGCTGCATCGCGGCGCGGGACCGAAGCTCCTGCTCGCATACCAGCCGCAGGCCGAGATCGAGCAGTTGCTCGAGGACGCTATTTTGCGCGATCCCGGCTTCGGTCAACATCGCAAAGCCTTGGCGCATGAACTGACAACGATCCGCGAGGAAGGCTGGTCGGAATCGCACGCGGAAATCACACCGCATGTCTATGCCGTCGCCGCCGGCGTTCGCGACGGCAACGGTGTCGTCGCGGCCATTTCCTTCGTCGCGCCCGCCTTCCGGACTCCCAAAGCCGGTCAAATCAATCTGCGTGAAAAGCTGCAGCGGGCAGCAGCCGCCATCAGCAAGGCCTATTCCGCTGTTAACCTCTGA
- a CDS encoding FAD binding domain-containing protein, with the protein MKLPSLDYARPATLNEAIAILAAQGGDAKAIAGGQSLMPMLAFRLAAPKLLVDIGRLPGLNRIDVSEDGVDLGALVTWRMIERDARLAQAHPLLAAAIAHVAHYQVRNRGTVGGSLAHADPAAEMPGIAVTCDALLTVVGLNGMRIVPAAAFFRGGLETVLAPDELIVNVRLPPWRRARRWGFAEFGRRRGDFAMAGVAVYYDLDVQGDIGDAHVGVIGVADRPVRLKDVEGILNGQRPSVDLIRQAADVARGAVDPSDDIHAEGAYRRELVGVLLERVLATAGNIKIPEAAWHL; encoded by the coding sequence ATGAAGCTTCCGTCGCTGGACTATGCTCGCCCCGCTACACTCAACGAGGCGATCGCGATTCTCGCCGCGCAGGGGGGGGATGCGAAAGCGATCGCTGGCGGTCAAAGCCTGATGCCGATGCTGGCGTTTCGGCTTGCTGCGCCAAAATTGCTCGTCGATATCGGGCGCTTACCCGGTCTGAATCGAATCGATGTCTCCGAAGATGGCGTCGATCTCGGCGCGCTCGTGACCTGGCGCATGATCGAGCGCGATGCGCGTCTCGCGCAGGCCCATCCACTATTGGCCGCTGCAATTGCTCATGTTGCGCATTATCAGGTGCGTAATCGCGGCACTGTCGGCGGTAGCCTCGCGCATGCCGATCCTGCAGCGGAAATGCCCGGCATCGCGGTGACATGCGATGCGCTGCTGACGGTCGTCGGTCTGAACGGCATGCGCATCGTACCCGCAGCCGCCTTCTTCCGCGGTGGCTTGGAGACCGTTCTGGCGCCCGATGAGCTGATCGTCAACGTGCGTTTGCCGCCATGGCGACGCGCGCGGCGATGGGGGTTTGCAGAATTCGGACGCCGGCGCGGCGATTTCGCCATGGCCGGCGTTGCAGTCTACTATGATCTCGATGTGCAGGGAGATATCGGCGATGCACATGTCGGCGTCATCGGTGTGGCCGATCGGCCGGTGCGACTCAAAGACGTTGAGGGCATCCTGAATGGCCAGCGGCCAAGCGTGGACCTGATCCGGCAGGCGGCTGATGTGGCACGAGGCGCCGTCGATCCTTCGGATGATATCCATGCGGAAGGCGCCTATCGCCGTGAACTCGTCGGTGTCTTGCTCGAACGAGTGCTCGCCACGGCCGGCAATATAAAAATACCGGAGGCGGCATGGCATCTCTGA
- a CDS encoding (2Fe-2S)-binding protein → MASLIAVHIRVNGSDVSMMVEPRMTLADTLRNELRLTGTHLGCEHGACGACTVIVDGAAVRACLMLAAQAEGSDVMTVEGLGGIAQLGPLQRAFRKNHALQCGFCTPGILTTAHALLMEEPDADEDRIREVISGNLCRCTGYLPIIAAILEAREAYRDQQREAAQ, encoded by the coding sequence ATGGCATCTCTGATTGCGGTTCATATCCGCGTCAATGGATCGGATGTGTCGATGATGGTCGAGCCGCGAATGACGCTGGCCGATACCCTTCGCAACGAACTCCGTCTGACCGGCACGCATCTCGGCTGCGAACATGGCGCATGTGGCGCCTGTACCGTGATAGTGGATGGTGCGGCCGTGCGCGCCTGCCTGATGTTGGCTGCGCAGGCAGAAGGATCCGATGTGATGACAGTGGAAGGGCTTGGCGGTATCGCGCAGCTCGGTCCATTGCAGCGCGCCTTCCGGAAAAACCACGCTTTGCAATGCGGCTTCTGCACGCCCGGCATTTTGACCACGGCGCATGCGCTTCTGATGGAGGAGCCGGATGCTGATGAGGACCGTATCCGTGAGGTGATTTCCGGTAATCTGTGTCGCTGTACCGGTTATCTTCCGATCATCGCCGCCATTCTCGAAGCGCGCGAGGCGTATCGCGATCAGCAGCGTGAGGCGGCGCAATGA